A section of the Rhipicephalus sanguineus isolate Rsan-2018 chromosome 11, BIME_Rsan_1.4, whole genome shotgun sequence genome encodes:
- the LOC119374114 gene encoding nuclear pore complex protein Nup93: MMEEDSAGFGELIQQAEQLTAEIDDTGLPRVTRNLKQIVEEGQQLWSRTALLSAKDTNEVKASILLGSRGFDLPRASQKLEGLVTASTFEPCEDARETDIQAFLRAERETAILSVVAESFKATQEESDKFCCDAFANEWQREKQRVLDSLLGPSSDVMDVSTAVAETSSVLGSTFQLDSKTRSAMSAAEMPYARAVARYNDEVISGGTRPKLADRFREVADKELDDRSATAMWDMVCFILDAPLTSAGDSSQGVCAVATPALVNQSRKHLENVYRKYMRIVIEGNRGYARLGGELGTVNLVKSFLNVKLPSMPSEGYDGKLDGHPVWALIYYCLRCGDRSAAVTISRQAEGNTGDMTSVLEEYAASADGHLGASSENRVRQLYARFVRASEDPFKRAVFCILGRCDVAQDHPAVSATCEDYLWLKLCLVYAEEPASPGEDQQEQARDRLTLSKLQHSLLEEYGESHFDAMRQPYLYFQVLFLTGQFEHAVEFLARTEPQRVHAVHVALVLYEDHLLTPPTCVQQPLVSKSPSGTGLCFNLARLVTSYTRKFEATDPCKALGYFYFLRKLKGIHGENLFVACVSELVLETKEFEVLLGKIEPDGCRRRGEVDKFNFDTERVIEAVAADCENRGLYEEAVRLYDLCGKHEDAVRLLCRLLAKHVPSASGPAWERLRELAVELATRYQDNVSRASVDGLASLCLLLDLGTFFNLAHQHKTTLALNTMQQLQLVPFDPTHVEESVAAFSRRSEDVRRIVADILLAVMNLLYGQYREIKGPDEVQKQKLRSQARAIIMFAGSIPYKMPGDTTARLVQMEVLMC; encoded by the coding sequence ATGATGGAGGAAGACAGCGCCGGTTTCGGTGAGCTCATCCAACAAGCGGAGCAGCTAACGGCCGAAATCGACGACACGGGCCTGCCGCGCGTCACTCGCAACCTCAAGCAAATCGTCGAAGAAGGCCAGCAGCTATGGTCGCGCACGGCTCTTCTCTCGGCCAAGGACACGAACGAGGTGAAGGCCTCCATACTCCTGGGATCCAGGGGCTTCGACTTGCCGAGGGCCTCGCAGAAACTCGAAGGCCTAGTGACGGCGTCGACCTTCGAACCCTGCGAAGACGCCCGCGAGACGGACATCCAGGCCTTCTTGCGGGCGGAACGCGAGACCGCCATCCTCTCGGTGGTCGCGGAGTCCTTCAAGGCGACGCAAGAGGAGAGCGACAAGTTCTgctgcgacgctttcgcgaaCGAGTGGCAGCGCGAGAAGCAGCGCGTTCTGGATTCGCTCCTGGGACCTTCCAGCGACGTCATGGACGTTAGCACGGCGGTCGCCGAGACGAGCAGCGTGCTGGGGTCCACCTTCCAGTTGGACTCGAAGACGCGGAGCGCCATGTCGGCCGCCGAAATGCCGTACGCCCGCGCGGTGGCCCGCTACAACGACGAGGTCATCAGCGGCGGCACGCGTCCCAAGCTGGCCGACCGCTTCCGAGAGGTCGCCGATAAGGAACTGGACGACCGCAGCGCGACTGCCATGTGGGACATGGTGTGCTTCATCTTGGACGCGCCGCTCACTTCGGCGGGTGACTCGTCGCAAGGCGTATGTGCCGTAGCGACGCCTGCCCTGGTCAACCAGTCTCGTAAGCACCTGGAAAACGTTTACCGGAAGTACATGCGCATCGTGATCGAAGGGAACCGCGGCTACGCGCGCCTCGGCGGCGAACTGGGCACGGTAAACCTGGTCAAGAGCTTCCTCAACGTCAAGCTTCCCTCGATGCCCTCGGAAGGCTACGACGGCAAGCTCGACGGACACCCCGTGTGGGCACTCATCTACTACTGCCTGCGCTGCGGCGACCGCAGCGCCGCGGTCACCATCAGCCGCCAGGCCGAGGGCAACACGGGTGACATGACGTCCGTCTTGGAGGAGTACGCCGCGTCCGCCGACGGCCATCTTGGCGCCAGCAGCGAGAACCGCGTCCGGCAACTGTACGCACGCTTTGTGCGCGCCTCGGAGGACCCCTTCAAGCGAGCCGTCTTCTGCATCCTGGGTCGGTGCGACGTCGCTCAGGACCACCCGGCGGTGTCGGCGACCTGCGAGGACTACCTGTGGCTCAAGTTGTGCCTAGTGTACGCCGAGGAGCCCGCGTCGCCCGGCGAAGACCAGCAGGAGCAGGCCAGGGACCGCCTGACTTTGTCCAAGCTCCAGCACTCACTTCTGGAAGAGTATGGAGAGAGTCACTTTGACGCGATGCGCCAGCCTTACCTCTACTTCCAGGTCCTCTTCTTGACGGGTCAGTTCGAGCACGCCGTTGAGTTCCTGGCCCGCACGGAGCCCCAGCGTGTTCACGCCGTTCATGTGGCGCTTGTGCTGTACGAGGACCACCTCCTGACGCCGCCCACCTGCGTCCAGCAACCCCTGGTATCCAAGTCGCCTTCTGGAACAGGCCTCTGCTTCAACCTGGCCCGGCTCGTGACTAGCTACACACGCAAGTTCGAGGCGACCGACCCGTGCAAGGCCCTCGGCTACTTCTACTTCCTGCGGAAGCTCAAGGGAATCCACGGTGAGAACCTCTTCGTGGCCTGTGTCAGCGAGCTTGTCCTCGAGACCAAGGAGTTCGAAGTCCTGCTGGGAAAGATCGAGCCAGATGGCTGCCGTCGGAGAGGAGAGGTCGACAAGTTCAACTTTGACACGGAACGCGTCATTGAGGCCGTCGCGGCGGACTGCGAGAACCGGGGCCTGTACGAGGAGGCGGTGCGCCTGTACGACCTGTGTGGGAAGCACGAGGACGCAGTCAGGCTCCTCTGCAGGCTGCTCGCGAAGCACGTGCCCAGCGCGTCGGGTCCCGCCTGGGAGCGGCTGCGGGAATTGGCCGTTGAGCTGGCCACCCGGTATCAGGACAACGTCAGTCGTGCCTCAGTCGATGGTCTGGCATCCCTGTGCCTGCTCCTCGACTTAGGGACATTCTTCAACCTTGCGCACCAGCACAAGACCACGCTCGCGTTGAACACGATGCAGCAGCTGCAGTTGGTACCGTTCGACCCGACCCACGTCGAGGAGAGTGTCGCGGCGTTTTCGCGGAGGTCCGAGGATGTGCGTCGCATTGTGGCCGACATACTCCTGGCCGTGATGAACTTGCTGTATGGCCAGTACAGGGAGATCAAGGGACCTGACGAGGTCCAGAAACAGAAGCTGCGTTCGCAGGCGAGGGCCATCATAATGTTCGCTGGCAGCATCCCGTACAAAATGCCTGGAGACACGACTGCCAGGCTCGTTCAGATGGAAGTACTGATGTGCTGA